A genomic segment from Nicotiana tabacum cultivar K326 chromosome 7, ASM71507v2, whole genome shotgun sequence encodes:
- the LOC107796168 gene encoding uncharacterized protein LOC107796168 isoform X1, with protein MQSNFSAKANCRSEAYRAASGEQSLEFLRYFWREEGVAPIDNRGETILHFLAIHGNVAGLEILDPLNIKDLEITNSSGDTPLHEAVRFGKKDMVEMILRKEKDLIFLRNKLGETPLYVAAASGEKEIFTFLANYDFTKLTMRRNDGKTVLHAAVDHYFYDLAIHIVNLYPDIVSIRDDDGMTALNVLATKKLSFRSGSVYLFEEIGKTPSVPVQMAEIIIYFCIPVLFEESKLSDNSSNTQARTKVVPIERSLFANFLLGNSWLQAIDEAKQKHILALILAKMLLEKFDWSYTHSAQNPLMQASKLKINELVVEILRIYPEAVETLDEEGRNILHVAVKHKNRFLFDYLVKTVAHKDRILADIDQKGNTILHYAANVGSPFRTSTAEHEEEIWCILSVFMMMWGVLWFKRVKSHVHPRLWDVKNSNGVTAEELFEENHLHIRKEAEDAIRNLANSALILATLLCTVNFAAIFTLPGGFDQKTGLPMFLNKLKFELKMMIFYLCAAILSSAVTIGTLLSFILCKFDTDDFYISLPTRVVNAMVSVFYATTFSVLACVQTLNLDNIFWNKDVWWLIIAMVTVGFIMTLIYIDLAFPIFDYLYYLVSYSFTSPKRGHM; from the exons atGCAGAGCAACTTCAGTGCCAAAGCAAATTGCAGATCAGAAGCTTACAGAGCTGCATCAGGAGAGCAATCTCTCGAATTTTTACGCTATTTTTGGAGAGAAGAAGGCGTCGCACCGATTGATAATCGTGGCGAAACCATCCTTCACTTTCTTGCAATACACGGTAACGTTGCTGGTCTTGAAATTCTTGATCCGTTAAACATTAAAGATCTGGAAATTACGAATAGCAGTGGAGATACGCCGTTGCATGAAGCTGTTAGATTTGGTAAAAAGGATATGGTAGAGATGATTTTGAGAAAGGAGAAGGACTTAATTTTTCTGCGCAATAAATTAG GTGAGACACCACTTTACGTAGCGGCTGCAAGTGGGGAGAAGGAAATTTTTACTTTTCTGGCAAATTACGATTTCACTAAGCTCACCATGAGGAGAAATGATGGTAAAACTGTTCTTCATGCAGCAGTAGACCATTATTTTTATG ATCTAGCAATACATATCGTAAATCTATATCCAGACATTGTAAGCATACGTGATGATGATGGTATGACTGCTTTAAATGTTTTGGCTACAAAGAAGTTATCATTCAGGAGTGGATCTGTTTACTTGTTTGAAGAAATTGGCAAAACACCTTCAGTTCCTGTTCAGATGGCTGAAATCATCATCTATTTTT gtattCCAGTGTTGTTTGAAGAATCAAAACTTAGCGATAACTCGAGCAATACACAAGCTAGAACGAAAGTTGTCCCCATAGAAAGGTCTTTATTCGCCAACTTTCTGTTAG GTAATTCCTGGTTACAAGCCATTGATGAAGCAAAGCAAAAGCATATTCTTGCACTAATATTAGCAAAAATGTTGCTGGAAAAATTTGATTGGAGCTATACACACAGTGCGCAAAATCCGTTAATGCAAGCATCAAAACTTAAAATCAATGAGTTAGTGGTGGAAATTTTGCGAATATACCCTGAAGCTGTCGAGACATTGGATGAAGAAGGGAGGAATATATTGCATGTAGCAGTGAAGCATAAAAACAGAtttctttttgattatttggtcaAAACAGTGGCTCACAAAGATAGAATCCTAGCAGATATTGATCAAAAAGGGAATACTATTCTGCATTATGCAGCTAATGTCGGGTCGCCATTCCGTACATCAACTGCAGAACATGAGGAAGAGATCTGGTGTATCTTGTCTGTGTTCATGATGATGTGGGGTGTGCTTTGGTTTAAG CGCGTAAAATCCCACGTACATCCACGTCTATGGGACGTTAAAAACTCCAACGGTGTAACAGCAGAAGAGCTATTCGAGGAAAACCATTTACACATAAGAAAAGAAGCAGAAGATGCAATAAGAAATCTAGCAAATTCTGCACTAATACTTGCTACTCTTCTTTGCACTGTCAATTTCGCTGCGATTTTCACACTTCCAGGAGGTTTTGATCAGAAAACCGGCCTACCAATGTTCCTCAACAAACTGAAATTTGAATTAAAGATGATGATATTTTACTTATGTGCAGCTATTTTAAGTTCAGCAGTCACCATTGGTACTCTATTATCATTTATTCTTTGCAAATTCGACACCGATgatttttacatatctttacCTACAAGGGTGGTAAATGCTATGGTTTCAGTGTTTTATGCAACAACATTTTCAGTTCTGGCCTGTGTTCAAACACTTAACCTTGATAATATATTTTGGAACAAAGATGTCTGGTGGCTTATTATAGCTATGGTCACTGTTGGTTTTATTATGACACTTATTTATATAGATTTAGCATTTCCCATCTTtgattatttgtattatttggttTCTTATTCATTTACATCCCCTAAGAGAGGGCATATGTAA
- the LOC107796168 gene encoding uncharacterized protein LOC107796168 isoform X2, whose amino-acid sequence MQSNFSAKANCRSEAYRAASGEQSLEFLRYFWREEGVAPIDNRGETILHFLAIHGETPLYVAAASGEKEIFTFLANYDFTKLTMRRNDGKTVLHAAVDHYFYDLAIHIVNLYPDIVSIRDDDGMTALNVLATKKLSFRSGSVYLFEEIGKTPSVPVQMAEIIIYFCIPVLFEESKLSDNSSNTQARTKVVPIERSLFANFLLGNSWLQAIDEAKQKHILALILAKMLLEKFDWSYTHSAQNPLMQASKLKINELVVEILRIYPEAVETLDEEGRNILHVAVKHKNRFLFDYLVKTVAHKDRILADIDQKGNTILHYAANVGSPFRTSTAEHEEEIWCILSVFMMMWGVLWFKRVKSHVHPRLWDVKNSNGVTAEELFEENHLHIRKEAEDAIRNLANSALILATLLCTVNFAAIFTLPGGFDQKTGLPMFLNKLKFELKMMIFYLCAAILSSAVTIGTLLSFILCKFDTDDFYISLPTRVVNAMVSVFYATTFSVLACVQTLNLDNIFWNKDVWWLIIAMVTVGFIMTLIYIDLAFPIFDYLYYLVSYSFTSPKRGHM is encoded by the exons atGCAGAGCAACTTCAGTGCCAAAGCAAATTGCAGATCAGAAGCTTACAGAGCTGCATCAGGAGAGCAATCTCTCGAATTTTTACGCTATTTTTGGAGAGAAGAAGGCGTCGCACCGATTGATAATCGTGGCGAAACCATCCTTCACTTTCTTGCAATACACG GTGAGACACCACTTTACGTAGCGGCTGCAAGTGGGGAGAAGGAAATTTTTACTTTTCTGGCAAATTACGATTTCACTAAGCTCACCATGAGGAGAAATGATGGTAAAACTGTTCTTCATGCAGCAGTAGACCATTATTTTTATG ATCTAGCAATACATATCGTAAATCTATATCCAGACATTGTAAGCATACGTGATGATGATGGTATGACTGCTTTAAATGTTTTGGCTACAAAGAAGTTATCATTCAGGAGTGGATCTGTTTACTTGTTTGAAGAAATTGGCAAAACACCTTCAGTTCCTGTTCAGATGGCTGAAATCATCATCTATTTTT gtattCCAGTGTTGTTTGAAGAATCAAAACTTAGCGATAACTCGAGCAATACACAAGCTAGAACGAAAGTTGTCCCCATAGAAAGGTCTTTATTCGCCAACTTTCTGTTAG GTAATTCCTGGTTACAAGCCATTGATGAAGCAAAGCAAAAGCATATTCTTGCACTAATATTAGCAAAAATGTTGCTGGAAAAATTTGATTGGAGCTATACACACAGTGCGCAAAATCCGTTAATGCAAGCATCAAAACTTAAAATCAATGAGTTAGTGGTGGAAATTTTGCGAATATACCCTGAAGCTGTCGAGACATTGGATGAAGAAGGGAGGAATATATTGCATGTAGCAGTGAAGCATAAAAACAGAtttctttttgattatttggtcaAAACAGTGGCTCACAAAGATAGAATCCTAGCAGATATTGATCAAAAAGGGAATACTATTCTGCATTATGCAGCTAATGTCGGGTCGCCATTCCGTACATCAACTGCAGAACATGAGGAAGAGATCTGGTGTATCTTGTCTGTGTTCATGATGATGTGGGGTGTGCTTTGGTTTAAG CGCGTAAAATCCCACGTACATCCACGTCTATGGGACGTTAAAAACTCCAACGGTGTAACAGCAGAAGAGCTATTCGAGGAAAACCATTTACACATAAGAAAAGAAGCAGAAGATGCAATAAGAAATCTAGCAAATTCTGCACTAATACTTGCTACTCTTCTTTGCACTGTCAATTTCGCTGCGATTTTCACACTTCCAGGAGGTTTTGATCAGAAAACCGGCCTACCAATGTTCCTCAACAAACTGAAATTTGAATTAAAGATGATGATATTTTACTTATGTGCAGCTATTTTAAGTTCAGCAGTCACCATTGGTACTCTATTATCATTTATTCTTTGCAAATTCGACACCGATgatttttacatatctttacCTACAAGGGTGGTAAATGCTATGGTTTCAGTGTTTTATGCAACAACATTTTCAGTTCTGGCCTGTGTTCAAACACTTAACCTTGATAATATATTTTGGAACAAAGATGTCTGGTGGCTTATTATAGCTATGGTCACTGTTGGTTTTATTATGACACTTATTTATATAGATTTAGCATTTCCCATCTTtgattatttgtattatttggttTCTTATTCATTTACATCCCCTAAGAGAGGGCATATGTAA